The following proteins are encoded in a genomic region of Pelodictyon phaeoclathratiforme BU-1:
- a CDS encoding pyridoxal-phosphate dependent enzyme, giving the protein MSNHDIFGLATETPMVSVKQMARQISPKVMAKLEYMNPACSHYYRVASAIVRDAEERKLIHPGMTLVDWTFGNSGIALAMAGVSRGYKLLLAAPDKISQEKQHMLRALGAELVITPSDALPGEERSCMNVAESLERSISNSFFTGMYKNPLSLKVHREATGSEIYRQTEGRVTHVFVPMVSGAMVFGIGAFLKAKNPKIQIIGVESQGSIYASLFRDGMPGDPALSELEELGSRQPSAFWDPSVLDDVVQVSDYDAFNCARELLRMEAVFGGGASGAAMAAALRAGASYGPDDCVVAVMNDFGGYYLSKMYRDEWMRKHGFYRKVKSALEQITAEDILHLKVRRDLIFAYPENTLAEVFEMMKQSDVSQLPIVSYNAPIGSISENKILSILIENDDAMNAKVVGFMERPFPVCRLDATISELSDKLQQSASGVLISLSDGRLQLLTKSDLIDALTHK; this is encoded by the coding sequence ATGTCGAACCACGATATATTCGGGCTTGCCACAGAAACACCGATGGTTTCTGTAAAGCAGATGGCCCGCCAGATCAGCCCGAAGGTCATGGCTAAACTTGAGTACATGAATCCGGCCTGCTCGCACTATTACCGGGTGGCTTCGGCCATTGTCAGGGATGCTGAAGAGCGCAAGCTGATCCATCCGGGCATGACTCTTGTGGACTGGACTTTTGGTAACAGTGGTATTGCCCTTGCCATGGCTGGAGTGAGTCGCGGTTACAAACTGCTGCTGGCAGCTCCTGATAAAATATCGCAGGAGAAGCAGCATATGCTTCGTGCTCTTGGTGCAGAACTGGTCATTACCCCTTCGGATGCTTTGCCCGGAGAAGAGCGCAGTTGCATGAATGTGGCTGAAAGCCTGGAAAGAAGTATCAGCAACTCTTTTTTCACCGGAATGTACAAGAACCCTCTCAGTCTGAAGGTGCACAGAGAAGCTACCGGCAGCGAGATTTATCGCCAGACAGAGGGGCGGGTTACCCATGTTTTTGTGCCAATGGTTTCGGGCGCCATGGTTTTTGGTATCGGTGCGTTTCTGAAAGCAAAGAACCCGAAAATTCAGATTATCGGTGTTGAATCGCAGGGTTCAATTTATGCCTCTCTCTTCAGGGATGGTATGCCCGGAGATCCGGCTCTCTCCGAACTTGAGGAACTTGGCTCCCGGCAGCCATCGGCTTTCTGGGATCCATCGGTTCTTGATGATGTGGTACAGGTGAGCGATTATGATGCTTTCAACTGTGCCAGGGAGCTCTTGCGGATGGAGGCTGTTTTCGGTGGAGGTGCATCGGGTGCAGCGATGGCTGCCGCGCTTCGGGCTGGAGCATCATATGGCCCGGACGACTGTGTGGTTGCGGTGATGAATGATTTTGGCGGCTATTATCTGAGCAAGATGTATCGTGATGAGTGGATGCGTAAGCACGGCTTTTATCGTAAGGTAAAATCGGCTCTTGAGCAGATTACGGCTGAAGATATCCTGCACTTGAAGGTACGCAGGGATCTGATTTTTGCCTATCCGGAAAATACGCTTGCCGAAGTCTTTGAGATGATGAAGCAGAGCGATGTCTCCCAGCTTCCGATCGTATCCTATAACGCTCCGATTGGCAGTATCAGTGAAAACAAGATCCTCTCCATTCTTATAGAAAACGATGATGCCATGAATGCAAAGGTTGTCGGTTTTATGGAGAGGCCTTTTCCGGTATGTCGGCTTGATGCAACGATTTCGGAATTATCCGATAAACTGCAGCAAAGTGCATCCGGAGTGCTGATAAGTTTGTCTGATGGACGCTTGCAATTGCTTACAAAATCAGATCTTATTGATGCATTGACCCATAAGTGA
- a CDS encoding YtxH domain-containing protein yields MEQQDKFYKGLFFGAVLGATAGTIMGLLFAPHKGRETQQIISGTVKHAFDKASDLYQSSEQDGVYSNEAKTRSQEIIDTARDEAKKILNEANSIIREIKGYPKSKEN; encoded by the coding sequence ATGGAACAGCAGGACAAGTTTTACAAGGGACTCTTCTTCGGCGCCGTGCTTGGCGCAACTGCCGGTACCATTATGGGATTGCTTTTCGCTCCGCATAAAGGAAGAGAGACCCAGCAGATTATTTCGGGGACAGTCAAACATGCGTTCGACAAGGCCTCCGATCTTTACCAGAGCAGTGAGCAAGATGGCGTTTACAGCAACGAGGCGAAAACTCGCTCTCAGGAGATCATCGATACCGCCCGTGACGAAGCAAAAAAAATTCTCAATGAGGCCAACAGCATTATCCGTGAGATCAAAGGATATCCCAAAAGCAAGGAAAACTGA
- a CDS encoding helix-turn-helix transcriptional regulator produces MKSTIAKSRFDWCSCPENSFMELDHSGQNVEKSPHKIPKEIGYGWFQAMHLPLNMVVRKSHIQFRHEVAGRLFPALTAVEQFTEPVLCVQSARKGRVILSVNRNGDECIIDHNNCAFHHIAFRDHATKLDTSENLEIVSLLIGDSVLIELLGNECVSTLFSGLQVTSIPALSIKKIPLHINVLLHSSIPDHLTGNIAKLYAQAKVLEYLCAIIAYLGYASERQSPESEQQKKIRQIHNDLLQLEGKVPALNELAKQYDLPLRLLKEGFMKIYGKSLFSYISEVRLNEAHSTLSGTSVPMKIIAKNLGYSHVNHFISAFGKQFGYSPGSLRKKMR; encoded by the coding sequence ATGAAATCGACTATAGCAAAAAGCAGATTCGACTGGTGCAGTTGTCCTGAAAACTCTTTTATGGAACTGGATCATTCAGGGCAAAACGTAGAAAAAAGTCCGCACAAGATTCCGAAAGAGATCGGTTATGGATGGTTTCAGGCAATGCATTTGCCGTTGAACATGGTTGTTCGCAAAAGCCATATTCAGTTCCGGCATGAAGTAGCAGGAAGGCTCTTCCCTGCCCTGACGGCTGTTGAGCAGTTTACCGAACCGGTGCTGTGTGTGCAGTCCGCAAGGAAAGGGCGTGTGATTCTTTCGGTTAACCGGAATGGAGATGAGTGTATCATCGACCATAACAACTGTGCATTTCACCATATTGCATTTCGTGACCACGCCACGAAACTCGACACCAGCGAAAATCTTGAAATCGTCTCTCTTCTTATCGGCGATTCCGTGTTGATTGAACTGCTTGGAAATGAGTGTGTTTCGACCCTTTTTTCAGGACTGCAAGTCACTTCGATACCGGCGTTATCCATTAAAAAGATTCCTCTGCATATTAACGTGCTGCTCCATTCGAGCATACCTGATCATCTGACAGGAAATATTGCCAAACTGTATGCGCAGGCTAAAGTACTGGAATATCTTTGTGCCATCATTGCATATCTGGGCTATGCTTCCGAACGGCAGTCGCCGGAATCGGAACAACAGAAAAAAATCCGGCAGATTCATAATGATCTTCTTCAACTGGAAGGAAAGGTACCTGCCCTTAATGAACTTGCGAAACAGTATGATCTCCCGCTCCGACTGCTGAAAGAGGGGTTCATGAAAATATATGGCAAGTCACTTTTCAGCTACATCTCTGAAGTACGCCTTAACGAAGCTCACTCGACCCTTTCAGGCACCAGCGTTCCTATGAAAATCATAGCGAAAAATCTTGGCTACTCGCATGTAAACCACTTTATCAGTGCATTCGGAAAACAATTTGGCTATTCACCCGGGAGTTTGAGGAAGAAAATGCGATAA
- a CDS encoding winged helix-turn-helix domain-containing protein — protein sequence MARPAVITDEMECLAKKIVKEAHTARELRAGLSILIPKTCDITYSETAELLGISVPTVVRIHRDISNQAAGNATPKGSWGGRRRQTLSIDEEAQFLAEWVENAEQGGVLIVPPIHAALERRLGRAVALSTVYRMLARHGWRKVEPDTCHPKQNIEAQEEFKKNSQRHWYKPPSKMY from the coding sequence ATGGCTCGACCAGCAGTAATCACGGACGAAATGGAATGCTTGGCTAAAAAGATTGTAAAAGAAGCACATACCGCTCGAGAACTGAGAGCTGGCTTGAGTATTCTTATCCCTAAAACTTGTGATATCACCTACTCTGAAACGGCAGAACTTCTTGGTATTAGTGTACCCACTGTAGTGCGCATCCATCGAGATATTAGCAATCAAGCTGCTGGAAATGCGACTCCTAAGGGTAGCTGGGGAGGAAGAAGGAGGCAAACGCTTAGTATAGATGAGGAGGCCCAATTTCTTGCTGAATGGGTAGAGAATGCAGAACAAGGTGGCGTCCTGATTGTTCCACCAATTCATGCAGCACTGGAACGACGACTGGGAAGAGCAGTTGCACTGTCTACAGTTTACAGAATGTTGGCACGTCATGGTTGGCGTAAGGTAGAACCAGATACGTGTCATCCAAAACAAAATATCGAGGCACAGGAAGAATTTAAAAAAAACTCCCAGAGACACTGGTACAAGCCGCCAAGCAAAATGTACTAA
- the aroA gene encoding 3-phosphoshikimate 1-carboxyvinyltransferase — MRVFKGEVTALPPDKSISHRAALIGALSEGTTEIMNFSGGFDNQSTLGVLKDAGITLRQELLEGADGRTVRQVIIESKGLWSFQPPSAPLMCNNSGSTMRMFAGILAAQPFASELIGDSSLMKRPMKRVADPLRQMGADLQLSPSGTAPICIKGSKELKPINYRLPVPSAQVKSLVAFAALHADGESRIIESVRSRDHTEVMLGLDSFEQDGERVIVVPGRKTVAAKPFYIPADPSAACFIVALGLLARGSEIIIRDVCLNPTRAAFLNILTDAGACLTIENQRVIGGETIGDILVENHAALEPLLITDPQLVAFIIDEIPMLAVLSAFASGRFELHNAAELRTKESDRIDALVVNLQRLGFDCEQYPDGFVVKGRRITPSGTVVIDSFDDHRIAMSFAIAGKATGCPIDLSDIDVVGVSFPNFFDLLDSLQV; from the coding sequence ATGAGAGTGTTCAAAGGTGAAGTAACAGCATTACCGCCCGATAAATCGATCTCCCATCGTGCGGCGCTTATCGGTGCGTTGTCGGAAGGCACTACAGAGATTATGAATTTTTCCGGCGGATTTGATAATCAGTCAACCCTTGGTGTGCTGAAAGATGCCGGTATCACGCTTCGGCAGGAGCTGCTTGAAGGTGCTGATGGTCGCACTGTCCGGCAGGTCATAATCGAATCAAAAGGGTTATGGAGTTTTCAGCCACCCTCTGCTCCGCTGATGTGCAATAATTCAGGAAGTACCATGCGCATGTTTGCCGGCATTCTTGCTGCCCAGCCCTTTGCCAGCGAGTTGATTGGCGACAGTTCATTGATGAAGCGGCCCATGAAAAGGGTGGCCGACCCTTTGCGGCAGATGGGCGCCGATCTGCAGCTTTCGCCTTCCGGAACAGCGCCGATTTGCATCAAGGGAAGCAAAGAGCTGAAGCCGATCAACTACCGTTTACCGGTTCCTTCTGCGCAGGTGAAGTCACTGGTGGCTTTTGCCGCTCTTCATGCTGACGGAGAATCGAGGATTATTGAGTCCGTGCGTTCGCGTGACCATACCGAAGTGATGCTCGGTCTCGACAGTTTTGAGCAGGATGGCGAACGGGTTATTGTGGTGCCGGGCAGAAAAACAGTTGCGGCAAAACCCTTCTATATTCCTGCAGATCCTTCCGCCGCCTGCTTTATCGTTGCACTTGGTCTGCTTGCCCGAGGTTCGGAAATTATCATCAGGGATGTTTGTCTCAATCCGACACGTGCGGCGTTTCTCAATATTCTGACTGATGCCGGGGCTTGTTTGACGATTGAAAACCAGCGGGTGATCGGTGGCGAAACAATCGGGGACATTCTTGTCGAAAACCATGCGGCTCTTGAACCCCTTCTGATCACTGACCCGCAACTTGTTGCCTTTATCATTGATGAAATACCGATGCTTGCGGTTCTTTCTGCCTTTGCTTCAGGCCGGTTTGAGCTGCATAATGCTGCCGAGCTAAGAACGAAAGAGAGTGACCGGATCGATGCTCTTGTGGTCAATCTTCAGCGTCTTGGTTTTGATTGTGAGCAGTATCCAGACGGTTTCGTGGTCAAGGGGCGCAGGATAACCCCGTCAGGAACGGTGGTGATCGACAGTTTTGATGATCACAGGATTGCCATGAGCTTTGCCATTGCGGGCAAGGCTACAGGTTGCCCTATTGATCTCTCTGATATTGATGTGGTAGGTGTTTCGTTTCCGAACTTTTTTGACCTGCTTGACAGCCTTCAGGTTTGA
- the rpsU gene encoding 30S ribosomal protein S21 — protein MVSVQINDNESIDKMLKRFKKKYERAGVLKEFRANAYFVKPSVDGRLKRSRSRRRAQRANEERNS, from the coding sequence TTGGTTAGTGTGCAGATAAATGATAATGAATCGATCGATAAAATGCTGAAACGCTTCAAGAAGAAGTACGAGCGTGCAGGTGTTTTAAAGGAGTTTCGTGCAAACGCATACTTTGTTAAACCTTCGGTGGATGGTCGTTTGAAGCGTTCGAGAAGCAGGCGCAGGGCGCAGAGGGCAAATGAAGAACGCAATTCATGA
- a CDS encoding ComEA family DNA-binding protein produces MNPLEKLALKLSLTKAEISLVSILLGFLLLGGILKGIRSAEEVDLLVKKAETARYDEKEVDSLIALANVQQATVKEDVLQESESEHDDASPEQRTEGHRSSGKKVFNGTIAFNKASSRELQKIPGIGPVMAERLIAFRKTKGGKVQQFQEFLEVKGIGKKKLESLKKYFILD; encoded by the coding sequence ATGAACCCACTCGAAAAACTGGCGCTGAAACTCAGCCTCACCAAGGCGGAGATCTCTTTGGTCTCCATTCTTCTGGGCTTTCTGCTGCTTGGAGGCATCCTGAAGGGAATCCGTTCGGCAGAAGAGGTTGATCTTCTGGTCAAAAAAGCTGAAACTGCCCGATATGATGAAAAGGAGGTAGACAGCCTCATCGCCCTTGCCAATGTGCAGCAGGCAACCGTCAAAGAGGATGTTTTGCAGGAAAGTGAGTCAGAGCATGATGATGCTTCACCTGAACAGAGAACCGAAGGGCACCGCTCTTCAGGCAAAAAAGTCTTTAACGGCACCATCGCTTTCAATAAAGCCAGCAGCCGGGAGTTACAGAAAATTCCCGGAATCGGACCCGTCATGGCCGAAAGACTGATTGCATTCAGAAAAACAAAAGGGGGAAAAGTGCAGCAATTCCAGGAATTTCTTGAAGTCAAGGGTATCGGCAAAAAAAAGCTTGAATCCCTCAAAAAATATTTCATACTCGACTAA
- the alr gene encoding alanine racemase — MDAIQSNFSAGIALAENMTEALVSLDNLAWNTSLIRKRVGGSARIMGIVKANAYGHNVHRVAETLEKSGVRDFGVANIHEAIELKTGGALKKPANILAFSSPLPSHIPFFLHHDIEMTLCDSLTLQSAEEIAAAENKTIAVQLKVDTGMGRLGTPPAVAMELLRQIDHSPHLELKGIYTHFADSSTAEGTTKQLDAFKTLTAEYEHASSKTVCKHAANSGAILSAPESWLDMVRPGILLYGYHPTKNSPCRLDVRPVMQFEAKVIFVKKVPAGTTISYNRTWTANEPRSIATIAAGYADGYTRALSGRATVMINGNTYPQVGIVTMDQIMVDLGTRHDVKTGDTATLFGWEGIGADSLAGLAGTISYEMLCSVSARVKRIFI, encoded by the coding sequence ATGGATGCAATACAATCGAATTTTTCAGCAGGGATTGCCCTTGCTGAAAACATGACAGAAGCGCTTGTCTCCCTTGACAACCTTGCCTGGAACACAAGCCTTATCCGCAAGAGAGTGGGTGGAAGTGCACGTATTATGGGCATCGTCAAGGCAAATGCCTACGGCCATAACGTGCACCGGGTTGCCGAAACACTTGAAAAATCGGGAGTCAGGGATTTCGGTGTTGCGAACATCCATGAAGCCATTGAACTGAAAACCGGCGGTGCACTGAAAAAGCCGGCAAACATTCTCGCCTTCTCCTCTCCGCTTCCCTCCCATATTCCCTTTTTTTTGCACCATGACATCGAAATGACTCTCTGCGACAGCCTGACACTTCAGAGTGCAGAAGAGATTGCGGCTGCAGAGAACAAAACCATTGCCGTACAGCTCAAAGTGGATACCGGTATGGGCCGACTCGGCACTCCTCCGGCAGTTGCCATGGAACTCCTCCGGCAAATTGACCACTCGCCGCACCTTGAGCTGAAAGGGATCTACACCCATTTTGCCGACAGCTCTACAGCCGAAGGCACAACCAAACAGCTTGACGCCTTTAAAACACTCACGGCGGAATACGAACATGCCTCAAGCAAAACCGTCTGCAAACATGCGGCCAACAGCGGTGCAATCCTCTCTGCGCCAGAATCCTGGCTCGACATGGTGCGACCCGGCATCCTGCTTTATGGTTACCATCCGACCAAAAACAGCCCTTGCCGTCTCGATGTCAGACCGGTCATGCAGTTCGAGGCTAAGGTGATTTTTGTCAAAAAGGTCCCTGCCGGAACCACCATCAGTTATAATCGAACCTGGACTGCCAATGAGCCTCGCTCCATCGCAACCATAGCCGCAGGCTACGCCGATGGTTATACAAGAGCCCTGTCAGGTCGCGCCACCGTCATGATCAACGGGAACACCTACCCGCAGGTCGGCATCGTCACCATGGATCAGATCATGGTTGACCTCGGCACCCGGCACGATGTCAAAACTGGAGACACCGCCACGCTCTTTGGCTGGGAGGGCATCGGGGCCGACAGCCTTGCCGGGCTTGCAGGTACCATCAGCTACGAAATGCTCTGTTCGGTTTCTGCCAGGGTAAAACGTATCTTCATATGA
- a CDS encoding alpha/beta fold hydrolase yields the protein MLTFRSVNLSEESIEKDAILLLHAFPLSSAMWQPQLDALGNAGYAVIAPNAYGIEGSVERLDWTFTDYSHELAKLLASLRVKRVTVVGLSMGGYQAFEFFRLYPDKTVSLVLCDTRAEADTPAASSARKEFIRAVETDGAGEAERRMVPNYFTPETGAMNRELVAEVSAMIRDQSATVINSAMQAILLRSDATPLLATIHCPVLVLNGKEDKLTTPETAESIHSLIPHSKLHLLAGAGHISNMEQPEAFNRALLAHIEEVRRS from the coding sequence ATGCTCACATTCCGCAGCGTAAACCTGAGTGAGGAGAGCATTGAAAAAGATGCCATCCTGTTGTTGCACGCCTTTCCGCTCTCTTCCGCCATGTGGCAACCCCAGCTTGATGCTCTTGGCAATGCCGGTTATGCGGTCATCGCGCCGAACGCCTATGGTATCGAAGGCTCCGTGGAGAGGCTGGATTGGACGTTTACCGATTACAGCCATGAACTGGCAAAACTTCTTGCATCACTGAGGGTTAAGCGTGTAACCGTTGTCGGTCTGTCGATGGGTGGATATCAGGCTTTTGAGTTTTTCCGACTTTACCCCGACAAAACCGTATCGCTGGTTCTGTGCGACACCAGGGCTGAAGCCGATACTCCCGCAGCCAGTTCGGCGCGGAAAGAGTTCATCAGGGCAGTAGAAACTGATGGGGCCGGAGAGGCAGAAAGGCGCATGGTGCCGAACTATTTTACCCCCGAAACCGGCGCCATGAACAGAGAGCTTGTTGCAGAGGTTTCTGCAATGATACGAGATCAGTCCGCCACGGTCATAAACAGTGCCATGCAGGCCATTCTGTTACGTTCCGATGCAACCCCGCTCCTTGCCACCATCCACTGCCCGGTTCTCGTGCTGAACGGAAAGGAGGACAAGCTCACCACACCGGAAACAGCCGAAAGCATACACTCCCTTATTCCGCACTCAAAGCTCCATCTTCTCGCCGGTGCCGGGCATATCTCAAATATGGAGCAACCTGAGGCATTTAACCGTGCGCTGCTTGCCCATATCGAGGAGGTCAGGCGCTCCTGA
- the lptB gene encoding LPS export ABC transporter ATP-binding protein, whose translation MKATLSCNKLKKIYNKREVVKSSSIEVKQGEIVGLLGPNGAGKTTTFYMIVGLVRPDGGDVFLDSANITQLPMYKRARLGIGYLPQEASVFRNMTVEQNILSVLEFTSLSKAERKERTSIMLEELNITAIRKSMGYALSGGERRRTEIARALALNPKFILLDEPFAGVDPIAVEDIQQIVEGLAKRDIGVLITDHNVHETLSITHHAYLLFDGSIFMHGTPEEIASNPEVRKMYLGEKFTLERY comes from the coding sequence ATGAAAGCAACACTGAGCTGTAACAAGCTAAAGAAGATCTACAATAAACGCGAAGTTGTCAAAAGCTCATCTATTGAGGTAAAACAGGGAGAAATAGTTGGGCTTCTTGGACCAAACGGTGCAGGAAAAACCACGACCTTTTACATGATTGTGGGGCTGGTTCGGCCTGATGGTGGTGATGTCTTTCTCGATTCAGCAAACATCACCCAACTGCCTATGTACAAACGGGCACGTCTTGGTATCGGCTACCTCCCCCAGGAAGCATCGGTCTTCCGAAACATGACGGTCGAACAAAACATCTTGAGCGTGCTTGAATTCACCTCCCTCTCCAAAGCAGAACGCAAGGAGAGAACCAGCATCATGCTTGAGGAGCTGAACATTACGGCTATCCGTAAAAGCATGGGTTATGCGCTCTCCGGTGGCGAACGCCGACGCACGGAAATAGCAAGGGCCCTTGCGCTCAATCCCAAATTCATTCTGCTCGACGAACCCTTCGCCGGAGTTGACCCGATTGCTGTTGAAGATATCCAGCAAATTGTTGAAGGGCTTGCCAAACGCGACATCGGTGTACTTATCACCGACCATAACGTCCACGAAACCCTCTCCATTACTCATCACGCCTACCTCCTCTTTGACGGAAGCATCTTCATGCACGGCACCCCTGAAGAGATCGCTTCCAATCCAGAGGTCAGAAAAATGTACCTCGGAGAAAAATTCACCCTCGAACGGTATTAA
- a CDS encoding transposase — protein MFQDEARFGRISDPRKCWAPAPLRPIVKLALVREYVYAYAAVSPQDGVIDWMLGGKMDTVSMGAFLRQVSHKHPEEFVMMVVDGAPSHRAEHLRVPKNMVLVKLPPYSPELNPVEHLWDELREKEFANRVFETLGAVIAQAARRLKKMEEHPDGLRSLTGWDWILKSI, from the coding sequence ATGTTTCAGGATGAGGCTCGGTTCGGAAGGATAAGTGATCCTCGAAAATGCTGGGCTCCAGCGCCTCTTCGTCCTATCGTAAAGTTAGCTCTTGTAAGAGAGTATGTCTATGCATACGCAGCAGTATCTCCGCAAGATGGTGTGATTGATTGGATGTTGGGCGGCAAAATGGACACAGTGAGTATGGGCGCATTTCTCAGGCAGGTCTCTCATAAACATCCTGAAGAGTTTGTCATGATGGTTGTGGATGGAGCGCCTTCTCATCGTGCAGAGCATTTAAGGGTTCCAAAGAACATGGTACTTGTAAAGCTTCCACCGTATTCACCGGAATTAAATCCTGTTGAGCACCTTTGGGATGAATTGCGAGAGAAGGAATTTGCTAATCGGGTATTTGAGACACTTGGAGCTGTTATCGCACAAGCAGCGAGAAGACTGAAAAAAATGGAAGAACATCCTGACGGACTTCGGTCTTTAACTGGTTGGGATTGGATATTAAAATCAATTTGA
- a CDS encoding HD domain-containing protein, with the protein MIAEHLLFQSDGGFIRIPIWGHIPLSGALKKILSHPSFLRLKGIRQLSFSQQVYPGATHTRFEHSIGVYHLMKLILQRMLTSPLALSLQDEHFRFDDHNCRVLLSASLLHDIGHFPHAHIIEEQIPLYAGKAVFSHHEELCRHFIYEQNPGVPTIAEILQVEWKVSPEAVIALITGSSGTCFSKLISGTLDPDKMDYLMRDAHHCNIPYGSIDIERLIESFVPDPQRARFAITEKGIAPLESLLFAKYMMMRNVYWHHTSRALSAMLRRLLQDIASEGMLSPDALRDLFYGNADDRVLHELKQLLPEKEHPLSALLDDILMRRVYKRAITVQPYLPETAREDERWFVYNSDSGMRRARELEICQFLNKRYHLSLHGHEVLIDPPSKKDIFDYADLRELRVYPTRSEHIHYALQCESEYIRFDDLHESVFQSDFILAFERYTKKFRLLCRPDLVERIVESREAIMCLLANDIDLFR; encoded by the coding sequence ATGATAGCCGAACACCTGCTTTTTCAGTCCGACGGCGGATTTATCCGCATCCCGATCTGGGGTCATATTCCGCTCAGCGGAGCGCTGAAAAAAATATTGTCACACCCCTCGTTTCTTCGCCTGAAGGGTATACGGCAGCTCTCTTTTTCGCAGCAGGTCTACCCTGGAGCAACACATACGCGCTTTGAGCACTCCATTGGGGTCTATCATCTGATGAAACTGATTCTGCAGCGTATGTTGACGAGCCCTCTTGCGCTCAGCCTTCAGGATGAGCACTTCAGATTTGACGACCACAACTGCCGGGTGCTGCTTTCGGCCTCTCTTTTGCACGATATCGGCCACTTTCCCCATGCCCATATCATCGAAGAGCAGATTCCCCTTTATGCAGGCAAGGCGGTGTTTTCACATCATGAGGAGCTTTGCCGGCACTTCATTTATGAGCAGAACCCCGGAGTTCCAACAATCGCAGAAATTCTGCAGGTAGAATGGAAGGTATCGCCCGAAGCGGTTATAGCGCTGATCACAGGCAGTTCCGGCACCTGCTTCAGCAAGCTGATCAGCGGCACGCTTGACCCTGACAAGATGGATTACCTCATGCGTGACGCTCATCACTGCAACATTCCTTACGGGAGCATTGATATCGAACGGCTGATTGAGTCCTTCGTACCTGATCCACAACGAGCGCGCTTTGCCATCACTGAAAAAGGTATTGCTCCTCTTGAGAGTCTGCTCTTTGCAAAATACATGATGATGCGCAATGTTTACTGGCACCATACGAGCAGGGCTCTCTCGGCGATGCTCCGCAGGCTTCTGCAGGATATTGCAAGTGAAGGGATGCTCTCTCCGGATGCTTTGCGCGATCTTTTTTACGGTAATGCAGATGACAGGGTACTCCATGAGCTGAAACAGTTGCTGCCGGAAAAGGAGCATCCTCTCTCTGCCCTGCTTGATGACATTCTCATGCGGCGGGTCTACAAGAGGGCAATAACGGTGCAGCCCTACCTACCGGAAACAGCAAGAGAGGATGAGCGCTGGTTTGTCTATAACAGTGACAGCGGAATGCGCCGCGCCAGGGAGCTGGAAATCTGCCAGTTCCTGAACAAGCGCTACCATCTCAGCCTCCACGGTCATGAGGTACTCATTGATCCACCCTCAAAGAAAGATATTTTCGATTACGCAGATCTGCGAGAGCTTCGGGTCTACCCTACCCGATCGGAACATATCCACTACGCACTGCAGTGTGAATCCGAGTATATCCGGTTTGACGATCTGCATGAATCGGTTTTCCAGTCTGACTTTATTCTCGCTTTTGAGCGCTATACCAAAAAGTTCAGGCTGCTCTGCCGCCCTGACCTGGTCGAGCGCATCGTCGAGTCACGTGAAGCAATCATGTGCCTTCTTGCAAACGATATTGACCTCTTTCGATAG